The DNA sequence GATCGTTATGGGCGGCCCAATGAGCGCCAATGATGAGCAACTATTCCCCTGGCTGGCGCAAGAAAAGGCTTTTATTCGCCGGGCCATCGACGATGGCAAGCCGGTGCTTGGCATCTGCCTCGGTGCGCAATTGATCGCCAGCGCCATGGGCGCAAGAGTTTACCCAAACCCGACCAGAGAAATCGGCTGGTTTCCGATCCATGGTTGCACAGTGCCGGGGGCAAACAACTTTTCCTTCCCCTCATCAGTTAACGTCTTCCACTGGCACGGGGAGACCTTTGACTTGCCATCCGGCGCAATTCACCTCGCCTCTAGCGATGTCTGTCGACTACAGGCATTTCAGCTGGGCACGTCGGTGATAGGGCTGCAATTTCACCTGGAGACGACGCCGGCATCGGCAAGGGATATAGTCACCCACTGCAGTGCGGAATTAACACCCGATGACCACGTGCAGGATGCCGCCACTCTTCTCAGTGCCAGCCCGGAGTGCTACCGGACGATTAACCATTTAATGGGCGAAATACTTGCCTACCTGCTGGCATCGAATAGCTGCAAAACGTGACAGGAAAACCCATATGATCGCCGTGATTTTTGAGGTTACCCCCCACAGCGGAAGGCAAAGCCGAACACCTAGAAACCGCCGCTGAGCTGAAACCCCCTCAGACTCACAATACATTCACCCTCCTTTCAGATAAAGATCGACATCCGGGTCAGTTATCCAAAGACCCAGGCATCAGCCGGACTTAAGCCGCTCCAATAATGAGAGCACCTGAATGCAGCTACCTAGGCTCGGTGGGCGTTGAAATTCGTCACGCGACACGTTAAATTCCGAACAAATAATCAGGTCGCGCCCCTCTAAAAAACCCTCTAAAGGTACCCAAAAATTAATCGGGCTAACCTGAAAATGGAAGCGACTAACTATACGCCTGAATAACCATACACCCAGATATGTGCCCGAATAACCGCGAACCAGCAACCCACCTATCCCGGAGCCATACTGCGGGAAAGGTTTATGCGGAGATCCGGTTTGTCCGTTGCGAAACTGGCAACGGCACTGGGCGTTTCCCGACAGCCTCTCAATGAGCTGTTGCTGGAACGCCGTGCTGCCAGCCCGGAAATGGCAATGCGCCTCGCACGACTCTTTAACAACCCGGCAAATTTCTGGTTGAATATACAACAATCCCTGGACCTGTGGGAGATAAGTCAGTCAGTTAAGAATGACATCACTCGAATAATACCCAGAGACAGGGGCTAATGCGTTAAGGGAGGTGCAGTGTATTTCCCAAGACAACAATAAAAATCCATTTTAACAATAGAGAGCTAACGATGAAAAAATGTTCAATGAAACTGTCACTACTAACCGCCGGGATGCTGGCATTCGGGACTTGTCATGCTGCTGACAGTGTCGCCTGGAGTTACCTGGGTGACGAGGGGCCGGAAAACTGGGGCAGTCTCGCCTCAGAATATGCCACCTGCAAGACGGGTAAAAACCAGTCGCCGGTGAATATCAGCAACACGATAGAGGGTGACCTTCCATCACTGGAACTGGATTACAAAACCGGCGGCAAAAATGTCATCAACAATGGTCATACCGTCCAGGTCAATTATGTACAGGGCAGCACCATGCAAGTGGGCGATAAAGCCTTTGAACTGAAACAGTTCCATGTCCACGCTCCCAGTGAAAACGCTATTAACGGCAAGCTCTACCCCATGGATGCCCACTTTGTGCATGCCGACAAGGATGGCAACCTGGCTGTCATCGGGGTGATGTTTGAAATAGGCGAAACCAATACCGAGCTTGAAAAAGCCTGGACACAAATGCCTTCCGATCCCAGTGGTCTGGTAGAACTGACCACCGCAGTCAACGCATTGTCCTTGATGCCGGAAGGTCATGATTACTATCGTTTCAATGGCTCCCTGACCACGCCGCCATGCAGCGAGGGGGTTTCCTGATTTGTTATGAAGGAGCCCGTTACAGCCTCCAGGGAACAGATTGAGAAATTCAGCAATGCCATGGAGCATCCAACCAACCGGCCAGTTCAACCCATCAATGCACGAGTGATTGTGGAGTAAGTTGAGTACGGGCCCCGTCAGCCAGAGCGTTCCGGCCGACGGGGCTGCGGCTACTAATAGTTAATATTGGTACTGTTTATCGTCACCAGTACAGAGAGACTACTGAAAAGAACTCCAGTGATGCGGTTGGATACCATTCAAAAAGGTACTTTGTATTTTCCTATGGTCTGTGATATCTAGTATGGGCTTTTCAACGGATGTCCCCGTTGGACAGATCGCAATCGATGCGACCCTGTTCACAGGTAACAGCTAACCGGATACGGGATAAACGTCCAATGTTTAGGCTATCTATATAGTGCCATGTGCACCGATTACTAAAATAAAAAGGAGATAAATATGTCAAGTTGGTTCGAGCTCAATAAAACGCCAGATGGCGAGTACAACTTCAACCTCAAGAGCGAAAGCGGCGAAACTCTGCTTTCAAGCCCGAATTATTATTCCAAGGGCAATGCAAAGATGGACATCTCGGATGTTCAGCACAGCTGCGGATACGATGCCCTGTATGAGAAAAAATCTGAGGGTAATCAGCATTATTTTGAACTGAAAACCCCGAAACGTCGGGTACTGGGAACCAGCCAGATGTTCAAAAGCGCTGAAGATCGCGACACGGCACTGGCAGTTGTCAAAGCCAGTGGCGGGACTAAAACAACAAAAGAAACCTTCTAGTTCTTTGCTACGGAGAATTTGGCCCGGCCCCTGCCGGGTCAAGGTTCTCTCCAACCCTTCGGCAGCCCCCTTGCAACGCTACACACCTTCAGCTCAGTCTTAACTGAATCATTTACCACACGACTCCAGGTACCCACATATTTATTCATACTCCGAACCGTTGCACTTCAGCCGTCTCATCAGGCCAATTTAAGTTATCATCTGTGGCAGAGCACATAGTCCCCTTTCAACGAACAATTCATGTTGTGCCCAAACAAGGTGTCTTTTACTCGGTAACCTTGAACAATAGCAGAGCTGGGCGCCGACTATTTGCTGCGACATCCATTTTTTAATTCAGGAATAAAAATCTCGTGAACGCGACGCCTCATCCCGAAGAACCGGAACACAAACTGACCCTACGACACCTGAAAAAAGAGGACTATCCCAACTTAAAGGCATTAATGGATTATGTTTATCCGGGTCTCGGTGGTGCATGGCCGCTGAAGAAATTCCGTGCCCAGTTGGCTGTGTTTCCTGAAGGCCAAATCTGTATTGAGGATCACGGCATTATTGTGGCCGCAGCGTTTTCGGTCATTGTCGATTATGATAAATTTGGTGACCAGCACACCTATGAGGAAATCACCGGTGACGCGTATCTGACCACACACGACCCGAGTGGCGACGTATTGTACGGTGTGGATGTGTTCGTCTCGCCCGACTACCACGGCATGCGGCTGGGTCGACGACTCTACGAAGCCCGCAAGGAACTTTGCCAAAACCTCAACCTGAAATCCATCGTCGCCGGGGGGCGGATACCCAACTACAAAAATTTTGCAGACAAGCTGACCCCACAGGCCTACATCGAGCAAGTCAAAAAGAAAGAAATTTACGACCCTATCCTGACCTTCCAGTTATCCAATGACTTCGAAGTGAAGCGGGTGCTGGACGATTACCTGCCGGAAGACAAAGAATCCCGTGGCTATGCCACCCTGCTGGAGTGGCATAACCTTTACTATGACCCGCGCAAAGCCCCTTTGATTGGCGCACCGCGCACCACTGCCCGGATCGGTTGTGTTCAGTGGCAAATGCGCTCCCTCGGATCCGTCGAGGAGTTGATGCAGCAGGTTGAGTACTTTGTAGACGCGCTCTCCGATTACCAGTGCGACCTAGCCCTGTTCCCGGAGTTTTTCAATGCTCCGCTGATGGGGATAGAAAATCACACGAACTCCATTGACTCCATCAAGGCCCTAGCGGAATTTACCGATGAGATTGTCGAGGCCGTCTCCCGGCTCGCGGTTTCCTACAACATCAATATCATTGCCGGCTCCATGCCGTTGATTGAAAACGATGAGCTGTTCAATGTGGCCTACTTTTGTCGTCGCGACGGCACCCTTGAAACCCAGTACAAGCTTCACCCCACACCCGGTGAAAAGCGCTCCTGGGTCATGCAGGGCGGCAATGGCCTGCGTGTGTTTGATACCGATTTTGGTAAGATCGGGGTACTGATCTGTTATGACGTGGAGTTTCCGGAGCTGGCTCGCCTGCTCTCGGAACAGGGCATGCAAATGCTGTTCGTACCGTTCTGGACCGACACCAAGAATGGCTACCTGAGGGTGCGTTGCTGCGCCCATGCCAGAGCCATTGAAAACGAGTGTTATGTTGCAATCGCCGGTAGTGTCGGCAACCTGCCGAAGGTGGATGGCGCCGATATCCAGTATGCCCAGTCAGCGGTATTCTCGCCGTCAGACTTTGCTTTCCCCCACGATGCCATCATGGCCGAAACCACACCAAATACCGAGATGACATTGATCGTCGATCTCGATCTGGAGAAGCTCAACAAGCTGCAGAATGAAGGGTCGGTGAGAAACTTCCTGGATCGGCGGCGTGATCTCTATAAGGTCGAGTGGATAGGTGAATAAACTCCACAGATTCAGAATCTTGACTCAATGACAGAATATCTGTACTCCGTCTATACGCGCGACAAGACAGGATGATACCTATTGGCATCTCTTCAGGCATAGAATAGTGAATGGATCTCTCGGGCAAGCATTATGACCATCGACCGCAAGACCCGCTTCTTTGATCAACCTCAGAGTCCACTTTTTTTCAAAGAGCTCACTCTGGAAGCAGACACACATCTGAGCAGCTATATAGACCTGCTGCTGGACGCCATTTGTGTGGTGGATAAAGCGGGTAAGTTTGTCTACGTCAGTGGGGGAGGCGAACGGATCTTTGGCTACGCCAGTGAAGAGATGATTGGCAAGTACATGATTGACCTGGTATTACCTGAAGATCGAGACATAACCCTGCAAACGGCCCGGGACATCATGTCCGGGAAGCATGAACCCCATTTTGAAAACCGCTATGTACGAAAGGATGGCCAGATCGTTCATATCATGTGGTCGGCGCGCTGGTCCGATTCTGATCAGCTGCGTATTGCCGTGGCCAGGGATATCACCAAGCGCAAACGCATTGAGGCCAGACAGGCCGCTCTGTTTGCCATTTCAGAAGCAGCACACGCAGCGGAGGACCTGCCAACCCTGTTTGAACGGCTTCATCAAATTATTGAAAACCTGCTACCGGCTGCCAGCTTTTCGATCGCGCTCTACGATGATATTAAAAAAGACGTGTGTTTCCCCTACCACGCAGACAATCAGGTATCACCTTCGATAATCGATTCAACGGCCCACTGCGTAGAGGTCATCCGCACCGGCAAAACACTGCTGCTCTTGCCGAAGGATATCAATGAGCTGCGGGGGCTGGCAGACACCTCATCCAGCTGGCTGGGAGTCCCTCTGAAGTCACAGCGGGGAACCATTGGTGCGATGGCCGTTTTGAGCCACCCGGATAACCCGCACTACTCAGATGAAGACCGGGAACTACTGCAATTTGTCTCCACGCAAGCCGCTGCCGCCATTGAGCGGAAACAGTTGCTGGATCACCTGCAGCATATGGCGCTCTTCGATCAGCTTACCGATCTGCCCAATCGGGCTCTGTTCGGGGATCGCATCCAGTCCGCCCTCAGCAGAGCCCGTCGCGATGGGCTTCGGCTCTCCGTGCTCTACCTTGATCTGAATAAATTCAAGTTCATCAATGACAACTATGGCCATCCGGTGGGCGACCTTTTGTTAAAAGAGGTCGCACAGCGTCTTGAGGACTGTGTCAGGGCATCCGATACGGTATCGCGCTTTGGCGGCGATGAATTTGTGATTTTGCTCGAAAACATCGACTCCCCGGCAAACACTGCCGCCGTCGTGAATAAAATTCACCAGGCATTAAACCAGCCGTTTGTGCTGGGAAATCATAACATCGGCATACTCCCGAGCATTGGCGTGGCTCAGTTCCCGGACGATGGCGACGATGAGACTCAACTGCTACGCCACGCCGACCATGCCATGTACCGGACCAAGAAAAGTATCCCCTGAGCTGCCCATCAAGCAATAACGGGATAATCGTCACCGCAGGCATTTTTGTCTACTTGCCACAACGCGGAAAATATCCAGAATGTCGGGCTGTACCATTTGCGGCTATTATCACTTAACCTAACCATTGCCTTGACTAAATAGGTAAAACGCTCGATCGGAAAAGTCTGGCACCGAAGAACAGCGCATCGCACTCTCGCCTAAAAGACCTGTCGGAAAAGGGATCCCAAAAATGCTGGGAAGTGTTTTTCTGGAAATTGGAGTCATATTGGGCCTGGCGGCAATTGGGGGCTTTATTGCCCAGTTTTTGCGCCAACCTCTGATTGTCGCTTTTATTGCAATCGGCATTCTGGTGGGGCCCTCCGGGTTCGGCATGGTTTCCCACAGCAGCGAGATCGAACTATTTGCCCGGCTGGGTATCGCGCTGTTGCTGTTCGTTGTCGGGCTGAAGCTGGATCTGCACATTATCCGAACGGTGGGCCCGGTCGCCCTGGCATCCGGGCTCGGACAGGTGCTCTTTACCTCGGTCGTGGGCTACCTGATCGCTCTGCTCATGGGTATGTCGCCAGTCATCGCGCTTTACGTCGCTGTAGCACTGACTTTCTCCAGCACGATTATTATTGTCAAGCTACTGTCCGACAAACGGGAAGTCGACTCCCTGCATGGCCGAATCGCCGTGGGCTTTCTGATTGTTCAGGACATTGTGGTGGTACTGGTGATGATCGGTCTGACCGCGTTTGGCCAAGCTGAAGAAGGCATCAATATCGGCCGAGAAGCACTGGTGATTCTGCTCAAGGGCGCCCTGATGTTGATCGGGGTGGCACTGTTAATGCGTTATGTGTTGCCCCGGTTACTGCAGCGTATGGCGCATTCATCTGAATTGTTGATGTTATTTGCCATTGCCTGGGCCGTTCTCGGCGCATCGATTGGTGACCTGCTGGGTTTCAGCAAGGAGGTGGGGGCCTTTTTGGCAGGTATTTCCATCGCTTCGACAGCCTATCGTGAACAGGTCGCCGCCAGACTGGTGAGTTTGCGCGATTTCCTGTTGTTATTCTTTTTTATCGAACTGGGCGCGTCACTGGATATCCTTAATCTGGGCGGCCAGCTGGGGACAGCAATGATCTTCTCGTTGTTTGTACTGGTCGGCAATCCGCTGATCGTCATGGCGATCATGGGGTATATGGGCTACCGTAAACGCACCGGTTTTCTGGCAGGACTGACAGTGGCACAGATCAGTGAATTCTCCCTGATCCTGGCCGCCCTCGGCCTCAGCCTCGGTCACTTGGGACAGGATACCGTAGGACTTATCACCCTGGTGGGCCTGATTACCATCAGCGTTTCCACCTACATGATTCTTTATTCCCACCCGCTTTATGCCCTGCTCGCTCCCTGGCTGAGCATTTTTGAGCGCAAAGTGGCCTACCGGGAACAGAGCACCACTGCTGGCGACGAAGAAAAGGTCGATATTCTGCTGATTGGTCTGGGTCGTTTCGGTGCCTCCGTCGCCACCAACCTGCGCCAGCGGGGTTGTCGTCTGCTGGCAGTGGATTTCGACCCACAAGCCGTCCAGTACCACACCCGCGACGGCTACGCAGTACGCTATGGTGATGCCGAAGACCCCGAATTCATCGCCTCACTCCCCCTGTCCCGGGCAACTTGGGTAGTCAGTACCGTCCGCGACCGAGCCATCAACCGGATGATATTGCATGGACTCAAGGAACAGGGCTATAAAGGGAAGGTGGCTATTTCAGCCGCTGGCAGCTACGACGCCAGGTTTTTTGAGCAAGTGGGTGTGGACATGGTACTGGTCCCCTATACCGATGCCGCCAGGGAAGCAGCAGCGCAATTGTTCCCACAAAAAAAGGCCGACAACCCGCAGGCCTGACAGGAGATTGAGATGAGCCAGTTCAAGCGTATCCTCTACGTATCGGAGCCCGCTGTTAGCCAGGAACTGGCCTTTGCTCGTGCAGTATCAATGGCCATCAAAAACCAGGCCAAGTTAACTGTGATTGATGTAATGTCACCGCTACTTATCAGCATGCACCTGCCCCCTGAGGCACCGAGTTCAGCCGAGCTGAAGGCAAATCTGGTTGCAGAACGCTACAACGTGCTGCAATCACTGACAGAACCCTACTCCAAGGATAACCAGATCACCCTGACCGTGGTTGAAGGCAAGTGCTTCCTGGAGGTCATCCGCACCGTTCTGAGAGACGGTCATGATCTGGTCATCAAGCCGGCAGAAAATCCGGATTTCATAGAGCGGCTATTCGGCAGTGACGATATGCACCTGTTGCGCAAATGTCCTTGCCCGGTATGGCTGATAAAGGCAGATGAGCCACAGGACTATCGCTGCATTATGGCCGCCCTGGATTTTGATCCGGAGGAACCGGCGTCGGCAGAACAGGGCCCAAACCCACAGATTGTCGAGTTTGCCACCTCACTCGCCATCGCGGATTTTGCCGACCTGCATTTTGTGCACGCCTGGGATGCACCCGGAGAAATGTTGTTTCGGGTATGGAGCGACAACCCGGAAAAGAGCAGTCTCAATTACACTGAGGGTGAAAGGGCGCGACACCAGTCGATTATCGACACACTGGACCGCAAAATACATGCGCGGGTTGGCGATGAAGCCTACAACTACCTCTCACCGCAGTTTCATTTGCGCCAAGGGCCTGCATCGAGGGTAATACCTGATATGGCAACACAATTGAAAGCAGATCTTGTGGTAATGGGGACATTGGGGCGCACAGGAATATCGGGATTGATCATTGGCAATACGGCTGAGGCCATTCTCGACCAGCTGACCTGTTCCGTACTAGCCATTAAGCCGCCGGGGTTTGTTTCACCAGTGACCGTCACAGAGTAGGCCAAGCGGATTAATCTTGTCAGCTTCAGTCATTTGAGTGAAAAAACAGGGATCTATTACCTGCCTAAAACCGAGAAAATGGAGCATTGTGTCATCATCTCTGAAATCACCGGAGCGCGAGCAGTCTTCCGAAGAGGAAATTGCCAACAGCCTGAGCCATGGCGCAGGACTCTTGGCGGCTCTTGTTGCCACACCCCCTCTGTTAATCCGTGCATCCCAACAGGACAACACCGGGTTCATGATCGGCTCGGCGGTCTTTGCCCTGACGATGATACTGCTCTATCTTGCATCCATGCTCTATCACGGCCTTCCCAAGGGGCACAGAAAGAAACAGTTTCAGGTAATAGAACATTCGGCCATTTTTCTACTGATCGCCGGTACCTACACCCCCTTTACCCTAGGAGCGCTGCGAGGTGCATGGGGCTGGTCTCTATTGGCGGCGATCTGGTGTCTGGCAGCCGCAGGCGTCATACTCAAGGCCAGCAACAGGCTTAATCATCCGGTCTTTTCCACCGGCCTTTATATTTTAATGGGCTGGCTGATTGTGATTGCAGCCAACCCTTTGTGGCTTCACTTGCCGACACCGGGCTTGGTCTGGCTCGCTTCCGGCGGCTTGGCCTATACCGTGGGGGTGGCATTTTTCACCACCGACAGCTATTTACGATACGGCCACTTTATCTGGCACTTGTTTGTCATGGCGGGGACTACTTGCCACTATATTGCCATTTTCAACTACGCGGCCTGACAGGTCTCGTTCATAAGACTGTTTTGATACTGGACATTGCCTTATGTGGTTACGAACTACTTGCAGCATGAGCTTCGAAATCGACGTTCCGACACCCTTCATTTTCATGCTCAGGCCACGCAGTGGCGGACAACAAAGGGTGGCCCGCGAGGAATACACGCTCACACCAGATTGCCCAATGGAGGAATTTACTGATAATTTCGGTAACCTCTGCCAGCGACTACTGGGCCAACCCGGCCCCTTTTCCATCACCACCTCTGCCGATGTAAAGACTGTGGATACCATTGAACAGGCCCCGGGCGCGCCTTTTATCGAAGTACAGTATCTGCCGGACTCCATGCTCTGCTATCTGCTTCCCAGCCGCTACTGCGAATCGGATCGCTTTGTCCAGATGGCCAACGAAATTACCGCCGACCAACAACCGGGCTACGATCAGGTCAGCGCCATTCAATGCTGGTTGCGTGAGCGCATTCGCTATGAGCCTATGCTCGGCAATGATCAACTCTCTGCGGCAGAAGTGAATATGCGCCAGTGGGGCGTTTGTCGTGATTTTGCCCATCTGGGAATTGCCCTATGCCGGAGTCTCAGCATTCCCGCCAGAATGGTCGTCGGCTACCTCTACGAGCTTGACCCTATCGATATGCATGCCTGGTTTGAGGCCTATGTGGGTGGCCAGTGGTACACCTTTGATGCGACACAACCAACACTGCGGGGTGGTTATGTGGCAATCGGCTATGGCCGGGACGCCGCCGATGTGGCTATTTACAACCAGTTTGGTCCGGCTGTCTCGCCAATCACACAACGGGTAAGTGTGGTGCGGATAGACAGCACCAGCGATTAATCCTGAGGAGCAACCAACACCATGTATCTGGAATTCTGGTTTGACTTTGGCAGCACCTATTCCTACCCCGCCGCCATGCGTATCGAGGCCCTTGCGGAGGAGAGAAGCATCCCGGTACGGTGGCGCCCGTTCGTGCTCGGAGCCATTTTCAAGCAACAGGGCTGGAACGACTCGCCATTCAACATCTACCCCGACAAAGGGCGCTACATGTGGCGTGATATGACGCGAATCACCAGCCAGCTAGGTCTGCCCTGGCAAGAACCCTCTCAATTTCCGCGCAACGGCTTGCTGGCGGCACGGGCAGTCTGTACTGCACCGGATGCCCAGTGGGTACCGCAGTTCTGTCGGGAGGTATTTCGCGCAAACTTTGAACGCGACGAGGATATCGCCTCACCTGAGGTCATCGACCAATGCCTGACCGCCAGTGGCACAGTTGGACAAACTGTACTGGAAGAAGCCGGTTCTGCAGAAACCAAAGGTCGTCTTCATCAGCAGACCCGGATGGCCACCGAACAACATATCTTCGGCGCACCCTCGTTTCTGGTGGGCAGGGAGCTGTTCTGGGGCAATGAACGGCTGGAAACAGCGCTGGATTTCGCCGCCGGCGCTATCGCCTTTCCCGCTTATGAGCAAACACCCAGAGCCAATACCTGAACTGCATGCCCATGCATGCCAATAGTTGATAGCCAGGAGGGTATCGCCCTATGATCGGGTAAGACGTTTCCGGGACCACTTATGCACAAGTCACTCTTTTTTTTCGCAGCTGGCTGCCTCGGCGCACTGGCCAACAGCCTCTCCGTCTGGATTTTTGGCGATCTCGGTATATCGCAAGCACTCGGAGTCGCTATTGCCCCGGGCCTGTCCCCACAATGGCTCTACCCAAGGATCGTCTGGGGCGGACTGTGGGGACTGCTGTTTTTGCTGCCGATATGGCAATCGAGATTGGTCTGGAAAGGGATAGTGCTGAGCCTGTTTCCCACTGCAATGCAGCTGTTCATTGTATTTCCCCTGCAGGCACAGAAGGGTATAGCCGGTCTGGAACTGGGACTGCTGACACCGCTGCTGGTAATATTTTTTAACGGGATCTGGGGTATCTGTACCGCGCTGGCAATCAAACTGGCAAGATAAACAGAGTTTACAGGCGTACTGTAAACCCATTAATAAACTTCCCCACTATTTCGCATACAGACACGATTGCAGGCTTTGACTATCCTTAGGCTAGTGATCAAGCAATCGAAACAGGAGCGAGTATGTCCAAGTATCAGTCCACAACCTCGTCGGTTATTGGCGACGACACCTACATCTTTTACGACTTTAAGGGTGTGTCAGACAAATACGATATTACCCGACTCCCCTATTCACTGAAGATCCTGCTGGAAAATCTACTCCGTCATGCCAATGAGGATTTTGTTCAGGACAGGGATATTGAAGCGGTTGCCGGCTGGGATCCGCAGGCAACCCCGAGGGAGGAAATCAATTTTGTGCCAGCGAGGGTTCTGTTGCAGGATTTCACCGGTGTTCCGGCAGTCGTTGACCTGGCAGCCATGCGCGACGCCATGCGCGAACTGGGGGGCTCACCGGACCGGATCAATCCACTCTCCGCAGTGGATCTGGTCATTGACCATTCCGTCATGGTGGATTTTTACGGTCACGAGGACTCGCTCAAAAAGAATACCGCCCTTGAAGTCACCCGCAATCGGGAGCGCTACCAGTTCCTGCGCTGGGGACAAAAAGCCTTTGAAAACTTCAAGGTTGTCCCTCCCGGCACGGGCATTTGCCATCAGGTAAACCTGGAATATCTAGCTCAGGCAGTCTACTCAAAGACCGTTGACGGCAAGCTAGTGGCGTATCCCGATACGCTGGTAGGTACCGATTCACACACTACCATGATCAACGGCCTGGGGGTTCTGGGCTGGGGAGTGGGTGGCATCGAGGCGGAAGCCGCCATGCTGGGACAGCCCATCAGCATGCTGTTGCCCCAGGTTGTGGGTTTTAAATTGACCGGCAAGTTACCCGAGGGCGCCACCGCCACCGATTTGGTACTAACTGTGACCGAGCAGCTGCGCAAACACGGGGTGGTATCAAAATTTGTCGAATTCTTTGGCCCGGGGCTGGAAAGCCTGTCACTCGCAGATCGTGCCACTATCGGCAATATGACACCGGAATACGGCGCGACCTGCGCTATTTTCCCTATCGACCGGGAAACCATTAACTATCTCAAGCTCACCGGGCGCAGTGAACAACAACTAGCCTTGGTAGAAACCTACACCAAAACTGTCGGGATATGGCATGACGAAAATACCCCGGACGCAGAGTACAGCTCGTTGCTGGAGCTCAATCTGGCCGATGTCGTACCTAGCCTCGCGGGACCAAAGCGCCCCCAGGACCGTGTCCCTCTCTCGGCTATGGCCGACCACTATCGCGAGCTGCTGGAAAATGCCACCGCCACACGCACTGACCAGATTCAGGCACGGAACATGGATGATGAAGGCGCGGCCATGGAAGAGCCAGTAGATACCGCTCACGAAATCACTTTCCAGAATCAAAATTTTCAGCTACATGATGGGGCAGTGGTCATTGCCGCCATTACCAGTTGCACAAACACCTCCAATCCGAGTGTCA is a window from the Porticoccus hydrocarbonoclasticus MCTG13d genome containing:
- the acnA gene encoding aconitate hydratase AcnA, translating into MSKYQSTTSSVIGDDTYIFYDFKGVSDKYDITRLPYSLKILLENLLRHANEDFVQDRDIEAVAGWDPQATPREEINFVPARVLLQDFTGVPAVVDLAAMRDAMRELGGSPDRINPLSAVDLVIDHSVMVDFYGHEDSLKKNTALEVTRNRERYQFLRWGQKAFENFKVVPPGTGICHQVNLEYLAQAVYSKTVDGKLVAYPDTLVGTDSHTTMINGLGVLGWGVGGIEAEAAMLGQPISMLLPQVVGFKLTGKLPEGATATDLVLTVTEQLRKHGVVSKFVEFFGPGLESLSLADRATIGNMTPEYGATCAIFPIDRETINYLKLTGRSEQQLALVETYTKTVGIWHDENTPDAEYSSLLELNLADVVPSLAGPKRPQDRVPLSAMADHYRELLENATATRTDQIQARNMDDEGAAMEEPVDTAHEITFQNQNFQLHDGAVVIAAITSCTNTSNPSVMLAAGLLARKARQRGLTVKPWVKTSLAPGSKVVTEYLEKSGLLEDLEAMGFYLVGYGCTTCIGNSGPLPDEIAESIRARNLTVASVLSGNRNFEGRIHSDVKTNYLASPPLVVAYALAGSMLLDLKNEPLGEDAEGRAVYLKDIWPSSEEIKALVNTHVAAGLFREKYADVYSGDEEWQNLPVSGGELYSWPESTYVRKPPFFEGMTTEPAAIRPIEQARCLLKLGDSITTDHISPAGSIAKDSPAGRYLVEQGVEPKDFNSYGSRRGNHEVMMRGTFANVRLRNQLAPDTEGGWTTYFPDNSSISVYDAAMKYRQTETPLVVLAGQEYGTGSSRDWAAKGTILLGVRAVIAKSFERIHRSNLVGMGVLPLQFSDGEDADSLGLDGTEHFDIPAIDADQRELSVTATGERGTCTFSVTVRIDTPNEFDYFRNGGILHYVLRKLTGTQ
- a CDS encoding universal stress protein; translation: MSQFKRILYVSEPAVSQELAFARAVSMAIKNQAKLTVIDVMSPLLISMHLPPEAPSSAELKANLVAERYNVLQSLTEPYSKDNQITLTVVEGKCFLEVIRTVLRDGHDLVIKPAENPDFIERLFGSDDMHLLRKCPCPVWLIKADEPQDYRCIMAALDFDPEEPASAEQGPNPQIVEFATSLAIADFADLHFVHAWDAPGEMLFRVWSDNPEKSSLNYTEGERARHQSIIDTLDRKIHARVGDEAYNYLSPQFHLRQGPASRVIPDMATQLKADLVVMGTLGRTGISGLIIGNTAEAILDQLTCSVLAIKPPGFVSPVTVTE
- the trhA gene encoding PAQR family membrane homeostasis protein TrhA, whose product is MSSSLKSPEREQSSEEEIANSLSHGAGLLAALVATPPLLIRASQQDNTGFMIGSAVFALTMILLYLASMLYHGLPKGHRKKQFQVIEHSAIFLLIAGTYTPFTLGALRGAWGWSLLAAIWCLAAAGVILKASNRLNHPVFSTGLYILMGWLIVIAANPLWLHLPTPGLVWLASGGLAYTVGVAFFTTDSYLRYGHFIWHLFVMAGTTCHYIAIFNYAA
- a CDS encoding 2-hydroxychromene-2-carboxylate isomerase, which codes for MYLEFWFDFGSTYSYPAAMRIEALAEERSIPVRWRPFVLGAIFKQQGWNDSPFNIYPDKGRYMWRDMTRITSQLGLPWQEPSQFPRNGLLAARAVCTAPDAQWVPQFCREVFRANFERDEDIASPEVIDQCLTASGTVGQTVLEEAGSAETKGRLHQQTRMATEQHIFGAPSFLVGRELFWGNERLETALDFAAGAIAFPAYEQTPRANT
- a CDS encoding transglutaminase domain-containing protein; this encodes MWLRTTCSMSFEIDVPTPFIFMLRPRSGGQQRVAREEYTLTPDCPMEEFTDNFGNLCQRLLGQPGPFSITTSADVKTVDTIEQAPGAPFIEVQYLPDSMLCYLLPSRYCESDRFVQMANEITADQQPGYDQVSAIQCWLRERIRYEPMLGNDQLSAAEVNMRQWGVCRDFAHLGIALCRSLSIPARMVVGYLYELDPIDMHAWFEAYVGGQWYTFDATQPTLRGGYVAIGYGRDAADVAIYNQFGPAVSPITQRVSVVRIDSTSD